TTCACAAGAGAGCCGGGGGGCACCCGAGTGGGCGAGAGGATAAGAGAGATTCTCTTGGACAACAGGATGAAGGGCATGGAACCTCTTACCGAACTCTTTCTCTATCTTGCCTCCAGGGCTCAGCACGTCCGGGAATTGATTCGACCGGCGCTTGACGAAGGTGCTATAGTCGTCTGTGACAGATTCTCTGATGCGAGCGTGGCTTATCAGGGTGGCGGCAGAAGAATAGGCACATCGCGCGTACTTGCGCTCAACGATGCTGCCACTTCAGGCCTTGTGCCAGACTACACCGTGCTGCTTGACCTGCCGGTGGAACTGGGTTTGGACAGGATGTCGGCCAGAGTGGGGGGCAAGGGCCGACAAGACAGGATCGAACGGGAAGAGTTGGAATTCCACGTGAGAGTGAGAGACGCTTATCTTGCCCTCGCGCAGGAGTCCTCGGGCAGAATCGAAGTCTTTGACGGAATGCGCGACAGAGAAGAGCTTGCGCACGAAATACTGGGTCGCATCAAAGGCATCCTGAACCGACGCTAGCCGGGAGACGATC
This Candidatus Eisenbacteria bacterium DNA region includes the following protein-coding sequences:
- the tmk gene encoding dTMP kinase; its protein translation is MAGLFVTLEGIEGCGKTTQAELLKLNLEKEGHRVVFTREPGGTRVGERIREILLDNRMKGMEPLTELFLYLASRAQHVRELIRPALDEGAIVVCDRFSDASVAYQGGGRRIGTSRVLALNDAATSGLVPDYTVLLDLPVELGLDRMSARVGGKGRQDRIEREELEFHVRVRDAYLALAQESSGRIEVFDGMRDREELAHEILGRIKGILNRR